A stretch of the Lolium perenne isolate Kyuss_39 chromosome 3, Kyuss_2.0, whole genome shotgun sequence genome encodes the following:
- the LOC127342585 gene encoding germin-like protein 1-1, with translation MARFHLPVLCAAVLLALAAPSLAGDPDMLQDVCVADMASPVKLNGFPCKANITADDFFFAGLKNAGNTNNAAGSVVTAANVMSFPGVNTLGVSMARIDYAPGGQNPPHTHPRATEIIFVIEGTLEVGFITTANKLFTKTITVGEVFVFPRGLVHFQQNRGYGPASVIAGFNSQLQGTQAIATTLFAAAPPVPTDVLAKAFRIDNGHVDAIKAKFK, from the exons ATGGCGAGGTTTCACCTTCCCGTCCTCTGCGCCGCCGTCCTCCTCGCGCTCGCCGCCCCATCCCTCGCAGGCGACCCCGACATGCTCCAAGACGTTTGCGTCGCCGACATGGCATCCC CGGTCAAGCTGAACGGGTTCCCGTGCAAGGCCAACATCACCGCGGACGACTTCTTCTTCGCGGGGCTCAAGAATGCCGGCAACACCAACAACGCGGCGGGGTCGGTCGTGACGGCGGCGAACGTAATGTCGTTCCCGGGGGTGAACACCCTGGGCGTCTCCATGGCGCGCATCGACTACGCGCCGGGAGGGCAGAACCCGCCGCACACCCACCCGCGCGCCACCGAGATCATCTTCGTCATCGAGGGCACCCTCGAGGTGGGCTTCATCACCACGGCcaacaagctcttcaccaagaccATCACCGTCGGGGAGGTCTTCGTCTTCCCGCGCGGCCTCGTGCACTTCCAGCAGAACAGGGGATACGGCCCAGCCTCCGTCATCGCTGGCTTCAACAGCCAGCTCCAGGGCACGCAGGCCATCGCCACCACGCTcttcgccgccgcgccgccggtgcctACCGACGTGCTGGCCAAGGCCTTCCGGATCGACAACGGCCACGTGGACGCTATCAAGGCCAAGTTCAAGTAG